From the genome of Chroicocephalus ridibundus chromosome 1, bChrRid1.1, whole genome shotgun sequence, one region includes:
- the FBXL14 gene encoding F-box/LRR-repeat protein 14, with protein METHISCLFPELLAMIFGYLEVRDKGRAAQVCTAWRDAAYHRSVWRGVEAKLHLRRANPSLFPSLAARGIRRVQILSLRRSLSYVIQGMADIESLNLSGCYNLTDNGLGHAFVAEISSLRSLNLSLCKQITDSSLGRIAQYLKGLEVLELGGCSNITNTGLLLIAWGLQRLKSLNLRSCRHLSDVGIGHLAGMTRSAAEGCLGLEQLTLQDCQKLSDLSLKHLARGLGRLRQLNLSFCGGISDAGLLHLSHMSSLRSLNLRSCDNISDTGIMHLAMGSLRLSGLDVSFCDKVGDQSLAYIAQGLDGLRSLSLCSCHISDEGINRMVRQMHGLRTLNIGQCVRITDKGLELIAEHLSQLTGIDLYGCTRITKRGLERITQLPCLKVLNLGLWEMTESEKVR; from the coding sequence ATGGAAACGCACATCTCGTGCCTGTTCCCCGAGCTGCTGGCCATGATCTTCGGGTACCTGGAGGTGCGGGACAAGGGCCGGGCGGCGCAGGTGTGCACGGCCTGGCGGGACGCCGCCTACCACCGCTCGGTCTGGCGGGGCGTGGAGGCCAAGCTGCACCTGCGCCGCGCCAACCCCTCGCTCTTCCCCAGCCTGGCGGCGCGGGGCATCCGGCGGGTGCAGATCCTGTCGCTGCGGCGCAGCCTGAGCTACGTGATCCAGGGCATGGCGGACATCGAGAGCCTCAACCTCAGCGGCTGCTACAACCTCACCGACAACGGGCTGGGCCACGCCTTCGTGGCAGAGATCAGCTCCCTGCGCTCGCTCAACCTGAGCCTCTGCAAGCAGATCACGGACAGCAGCCTGGGCCGCATCGCCCAGTACCTCAAGggcctggaggtgctggagctggggggctgcagcaaCATCACCAACACCGGCCTCCTCCTCATCGCCTGGGGCCTGCAGCGCCTCAAGAGCCTCAACCTGCGCTCCTGCCGGCACCTCTCCGACGTGGGCATTGGGCACCTGGCGGGCATGACACGCAGCGCGGCCGAGGGCTGCCTGGGCCTGGAGCAGCTCACGCTGCAGGACTGCCAGAAGCTCAGCGACCTCTCGCTCAAGCACCTGGCCCGCGGGCTGGGCCGCCTCCGCCAGCTCAACCTCAGCTTCTGCGGGGGCATCTCGGACGCGGGGCTGCTGCACCTGTCGCACATGAGCAGCCTGCGCAGCCTCAACCTGCGCTCCTGCGACAACATCAGCGACACGGGCATCATGCATCTGGCCATGGGCAGCCTGCGGCTGTCCGGCCTCGACGTCTCCTTCTGCGACAAGGTGGGGGACCAGAGCCTAGCCTATATCGCACAGGGCCTGGACGGGCTgcgctccctctccctctgctcctgccacaTTAGCGACGAGGGCATCAACCGCATGGTGCGGCAGATGCACGGGCTCCGCACCCTCAACATCGGCCAGTGCGTCCGCATCACTGACAAGGGCCTGGAGCTCATCGCCGAACACCTCAGCCAGCTCACAGGCATCGATCTCTACGGCTGCACCCGCATTACGAAGCGGGGCTTGGAGCGCATCACCCAGCTGCCCTGCCTCAAGGTGCTCAACCTGGGACTTTGGGAAATGACTGAGAGTGAGAAGGTCAGGTGA